Proteins co-encoded in one Metabacillus sp. KUDC1714 genomic window:
- a CDS encoding endonuclease/exonuclease/phosphatase family protein has protein sequence MVNRKKINKKGSIRRGLFIFSIACLIMYLTDLGNKTFAQEINLERGQSVNLKVMSYNIHHAEGVDGVLDLERIAAIIENSNAHIIGLQEVDNHWSDRSDFQDQAKWLAKRLGMFYTYAANLDHDPLSDGDHRRQYGTAILSKYPIIKSENHFLSKIGNTEQRGLLDVTINVKGNHVHFYNTHLALTSAEREIQIKEIIEIANLSNGPKVIVGDLNATPKSSEMKPMYSIYHDVFFEQTDANTYPVENPSKRIDYIFTSDDIETVHTEVIETFASDHLPITAEVVLEREEPYFNGN, from the coding sequence ATGGTTAATAGGAAGAAAATTAATAAAAAAGGAAGTATCCGAAGAGGATTATTCATCTTTTCAATTGCATGTTTGATTATGTATCTTACAGATTTGGGAAATAAAACGTTTGCTCAGGAAATCAATTTAGAACGTGGTCAATCTGTTAACTTAAAGGTGATGTCTTATAACATTCATCATGCCGAAGGAGTAGACGGTGTTTTAGACTTAGAACGAATAGCGGCAATTATTGAGAATTCAAATGCACATATTATTGGCTTACAAGAGGTGGATAATCATTGGTCTGACCGTAGCGATTTTCAAGATCAGGCAAAATGGCTTGCAAAACGTCTTGGTATGTTTTACACATATGCAGCAAACCTTGACCATGATCCTTTATCAGATGGAGATCACCGTCGTCAATATGGAACAGCGATTTTAAGCAAATATCCGATCATAAAGTCGGAAAATCATTTCCTATCGAAAATTGGTAATACTGAACAGCGTGGTCTGTTGGATGTAACCATTAATGTAAAAGGAAATCACGTGCATTTCTATAACACGCACCTAGCATTAACATCTGCAGAACGAGAGATTCAAATCAAGGAAATTATCGAAATAGCTAACCTTTCAAATGGACCAAAAGTAATTGTAGGTGATTTAAACGCTACTCCGAAAAGTAGCGAAATGAAACCAATGTATTCTATTTATCATGATGTTTTTTTTGAACAAACTGATGCCAACACGTATCCTGTAGAAAATCCTTCAAAGAGAATTGATTATATTTTTACATCAGACGACATTGAAACAGTACATACAGAAGTGATTGAAACCTTTGCTTCCGATCATCTTCCAATCACTGCTGAGGTCGTATTGGAACGTGAAGAACCATATTTTAATGGGAATTAA
- a CDS encoding GTP cyclohydrolase II, translating into MGNEKVASLLEDKINVIKSGEKSIYLVGPIKLPVNLNGETTIFQWYCWLRCENMAGHFCNDGSYNTESIIETLASSNLAEMQQSSVLVYGDFKASNDALIRMHSICHTGDIFGSKRCDCGFQLKQAMKMIADHGSGALFYLANHEGRGIGLFSKAMAYVLQEQGLDTVEANLELGFVDDARNYDDAIQVLKTLRSNPVTLITNNPRKLEALQKSGANVAGRVQLWGDKSEFNEKYLETKVVRSGHLKGGCPDE; encoded by the coding sequence ATGGGTAATGAAAAAGTGGCATCACTATTAGAGGATAAAATTAATGTCATCAAAAGTGGTGAGAAATCCATTTATTTAGTCGGGCCTATTAAGTTACCTGTTAACTTGAATGGAGAAACAACGATATTCCAATGGTATTGCTGGTTGCGTTGTGAGAATATGGCGGGGCATTTTTGTAATGATGGCTCTTATAATACAGAAAGTATCATTGAAACATTAGCCTCTTCTAATTTAGCGGAAATGCAGCAATCAAGTGTGTTGGTGTATGGCGATTTTAAAGCTTCCAACGATGCCCTTATCCGAATGCACAGCATTTGCCATACTGGCGATATATTTGGCAGTAAACGCTGTGATTGTGGGTTTCAATTAAAACAAGCAATGAAAATGATTGCTGATCACGGTTCAGGCGCATTATTTTATTTAGCAAATCACGAAGGCAGAGGTATCGGATTATTTAGTAAAGCCATGGCTTATGTGCTGCAAGAACAAGGTTTGGATACAGTAGAAGCAAATTTGGAGCTTGGATTTGTCGATGATGCACGGAACTATGATGATGCCATTCAAGTGTTAAAAACATTGCGATCAAATCCAGTAACGCTAATCACAAACAACCCAAGAAAATTAGAAGCCCTTCAGAAGTCAGGTGCCAATGTCGCAGGCAGGGTTCAGTTATGGGGAGATAAATCTGAGTTTAATGAAAAATATTTAGAAACAAAAGTTGTTCGTTCCGGTCATTTAAAAGGGGGGTGTCCAGATGAGTGA
- a CDS encoding cold-shock protein, protein MQQGTVKWFNAEKGFGFIEVEGGDDVFVHFSAIQGEGFKSLDEGQKVTFDTEQGQRGLQATNVNKA, encoded by the coding sequence ATGCAACAAGGTACAGTAAAATGGTTTAACGCAGAAAAAGGTTTCGGTTTCATCGAAGTTGAAGGTGGAGACGATGTATTCGTACATTTCTCAGCTATCCAAGGCGAAGGATTTAAATCATTAGATGAAGGCCAAAAAGTTACATTTGACACAGAACAAGGTCAACGTGGACTTCAAGCTACTAACGTAAACAAAGCGTAA
- a CDS encoding DUF4037 domain-containing protein, whose protein sequence is MNLREKAIKLSTLYQQNQKVKGILLAGSVSREWQDNHSDIELHILWSEPPSDSERLFPIKLVNGRVIDFFPYEDEEWSETYLTEDNIKLEISNFLVETVETYIQDVVNKLDLDYDKQCILSSITYGRSLYGHDLLNKLKKDIEIYPSKLAEKMILSNLDLGNRWNNRNALLDRNDWLMLYEVICSIQKKLLATLLGLNKMYIHHPAFKWMHHIIDFMDIKPDNLDNRLSQILLGEVNDGISELELLIEEVQCLVTQHYPHINIEQYKQKANFVRPKN, encoded by the coding sequence ATGAACTTAAGAGAAAAAGCAATTAAACTTTCAACCCTCTATCAACAAAACCAAAAAGTAAAAGGTATTTTATTGGCTGGCTCTGTTTCAAGAGAGTGGCAGGACAATCATTCTGACATTGAACTTCATATTCTTTGGTCAGAACCACCTAGTGATTCAGAAAGATTATTCCCAATAAAATTAGTAAATGGACGAGTTATTGATTTTTTTCCATACGAAGATGAAGAATGGTCTGAAACTTATCTTACAGAGGATAATATTAAATTAGAAATTAGCAACTTTTTAGTTGAAACAGTAGAAACATACATACAAGACGTAGTGAATAAGTTGGATTTGGACTACGATAAACAATGTATTTTATCCTCGATTACTTATGGAAGAAGTTTATATGGACATGATCTTTTAAACAAGTTAAAAAAGGATATAGAAATATATCCTTCAAAGCTCGCAGAAAAAATGATACTTAGTAATTTAGATTTAGGTAATAGATGGAACAATCGAAACGCACTTTTAGATCGGAATGATTGGTTAATGTTATACGAAGTTATTTGTTCTATACAAAAAAAACTTTTGGCTACATTACTTGGATTAAACAAAATGTATATCCATCACCCTGCATTTAAATGGATGCATCATATTATTGACTTTATGGATATTAAGCCTGATAACTTAGATAATCGACTATCTCAGATTTTGCTAGGTGAGGTAAATGATGGTATTTCAGAACTTGAATTACTTATTGAAGAAGTACAATGTCTAGTTACTCAGCATTATCCTCACATCAATATTGAACAATATAAACAAAAAGCAAATTTTGTACGACCTAAGAATTAA
- a CDS encoding DMT family transporter — translation MVIIHYILMCLIFGTTFLAIKIGVDAGVPPFLSAGLRFLIAGLLLFSFMIWRKKTTIRLLFRKEMFLTGIGLTFGTFATLYWAEQYVTSGIAAVLSATGPMMIIIIQTIVLKQRANRTSFIGCVIGVIGVMLLIFPSFSIEISPFWLIGCFAIIIGEIFYASGSIYTKHVIKKFETTSPIALNAAQMMHGGILLILLSFCTENIQLATVFSPASIGSLFYLIIVGSMVGHSLYYWLVSQTNPVFPSTWLYISPLIAVVLGVVLYHEYFSWLTGIGALTIIVGTILVNFQTLRGLFLKKRVIKLADIKN, via the coding sequence ATGGTCATCATTCATTACATTCTCATGTGTCTGATTTTTGGTACAACATTTTTAGCAATAAAAATTGGTGTAGATGCAGGCGTGCCCCCATTTTTATCAGCTGGATTACGTTTTTTAATTGCTGGGTTGTTGTTATTTAGCTTTATGATTTGGCGAAAAAAAACGACAATAAGATTATTATTTCGAAAAGAAATGTTTTTGACAGGAATTGGCTTAACCTTTGGGACGTTTGCCACATTATACTGGGCAGAACAATATGTAACATCAGGAATTGCAGCTGTCTTATCGGCAACAGGTCCAATGATGATTATCATCATTCAGACAATCGTATTAAAGCAAAGAGCAAATAGGACATCATTCATCGGTTGTGTGATCGGTGTCATAGGTGTCATGTTATTAATCTTTCCAAGTTTCTCAATTGAGATTAGCCCATTCTGGCTGATTGGTTGCTTCGCAATTATTATTGGTGAAATCTTTTACGCATCAGGATCAATTTATACAAAACATGTCATCAAAAAATTTGAAACGACATCACCAATTGCCCTAAATGCAGCGCAAATGATGCATGGTGGGATTCTATTAATTTTATTATCCTTTTGTACAGAGAACATTCAACTAGCTACAGTTTTCAGTCCAGCCTCTATCGGCTCACTGTTTTATTTAATTATTGTCGGTTCAATGGTAGGCCACAGTCTTTATTATTGGCTTGTCTCACAGACAAACCCAGTTTTTCCATCAACCTGGCTGTATATCTCACCATTAATTGCTGTTGTACTGGGAGTTGTCTTATATCATGAATATTTTTCATGGCTAACAGGAATAGGAGCCTTAACGATCATTGTAGGAACAATTCTCGTTAATTTTCAAACATTACGGGGGCTATTTTTGAAAAAGAGAGTGATAAAACTTGCTGATATTAAGAATTAA
- a CDS encoding aminotransferase-like domain-containing protein — MSKAIQNEGYLFKQVYDYVMHRIERKEWNEHDKLPSVRQLAADMNVHRLTVLKAYKLLKQDGKVYVKDKSGYYVQTSMKENNDFENIQYVSANVQKKHLSDIHQVPVSYHFSQALIDPNLLPNHYFSDYVKKVFDLYPKVLATYSTVQGDEELRESLTHYFINQYKTHLHADDLLITSGSQQAIHLLSQAFIKPRDTVLFERPSYSAAIDIFRAQGANIITVDIHPDGYDLEQVESYMKRYKPRLFYLNPTFHNPTGYTVPADQRKKLVELAEQYRCLLIEDDAYHDIYFKETPPPPIYTYDTVGTVIYIRSFCKYISPGLRIATVICHSSVLKSLLSMKSLADNGSPLLNQKIFLHYFSSLRMQQHLEKLRIALQIRKEIMEEELAATNWQWTSPHGGLNLWIKLPDHFSSELLLTKSIQQSISFVPGQLCDPLNQLSSWIRLSYSYVNEKQLREGVRRFVDVAGCLSPPESC; from the coding sequence ATGAGTAAAGCGATTCAAAATGAAGGTTATCTTTTTAAACAAGTATATGATTATGTCATGCACCGAATTGAACGTAAAGAATGGAATGAGCATGACAAGCTTCCCTCTGTCCGTCAATTAGCAGCTGATATGAATGTCCATCGATTAACCGTATTAAAGGCTTATAAATTGCTGAAGCAAGATGGAAAGGTTTATGTAAAGGATAAATCAGGCTATTACGTACAAACAAGTATGAAGGAAAACAATGATTTTGAAAACATTCAATATGTTTCTGCAAATGTACAAAAAAAGCATTTATCTGACATCCATCAAGTACCAGTCTCCTATCATTTTTCACAAGCGTTAATTGATCCAAATCTATTGCCTAATCACTATTTTTCAGATTACGTAAAAAAAGTGTTTGACCTTTATCCAAAGGTACTTGCCACATATTCAACTGTGCAGGGTGATGAAGAGCTACGAGAATCTCTTACTCATTATTTTATCAACCAATATAAAACACACCTTCATGCAGATGATCTGTTAATCACTTCTGGTTCACAACAAGCGATTCATTTACTCTCTCAAGCTTTCATTAAGCCAAGAGACACCGTTTTATTTGAACGACCTAGCTATAGTGCTGCCATTGATATTTTCAGAGCACAAGGTGCTAATATAATAACTGTAGATATTCACCCAGATGGGTATGACTTAGAGCAGGTTGAATCCTATATGAAACGATATAAACCACGCCTCTTTTATCTCAATCCTACATTTCATAACCCAACCGGGTATACAGTACCAGCCGATCAACGCAAAAAATTAGTAGAATTGGCAGAACAGTATCGCTGTCTATTAATTGAGGATGATGCTTATCATGATATCTATTTTAAAGAGACCCCTCCCCCTCCGATTTATACATATGATACGGTTGGAACAGTTATTTATATCCGCAGCTTTTGCAAATATATCTCACCTGGCTTGAGAATTGCGACTGTAATTTGTCATTCGTCCGTATTGAAATCACTACTATCGATGAAATCGTTAGCTGATAATGGTTCACCACTTCTTAATCAAAAGATTTTTCTTCATTACTTTTCATCACTAAGAATGCAGCAACACTTGGAGAAACTTCGGATCGCTCTACAGATTCGAAAGGAAATCATGGAAGAGGAACTAGCAGCAACGAATTGGCAATGGACCAGTCCCCATGGTGGGCTGAATTTATGGATAAAGCTACCTGATCACTTCTCATCTGAATTATTATTAACGAAAAGTATTCAGCAATCCATTTCCTTTGTCCCAGGCCAGCTTTGTGATCCATTAAACCAATTATCATCTTGGATTCGTTTAAGTTATTCTTATGTGAATGAAAAGCAATTAAGAGAAGGGGTAAGACGGTTTGTGGATGTTGCTGGGTGCCTGTCACCACCCGAATCGTGCTGA
- a CDS encoding response regulator, giving the protein MISVLIVEDDPMVAEFNKRYLEQVGGFQLVSVVSSTNTALQILEKQTVDLLLLDIFMPGKSGIELLLHIRETGMKVDIIFITAASDRDRIQTALRYGAVDYLIKPFEYDRFKEALSAYREKFMFMKKQQVLSQKELDRQILYKESKVIAEELPKGLTKSTLQVIWDTVQSLGQAPFSTEDIAGRVGISRVSVRKYLKFLSDIDAIFVQVHYGTIGRPIYQYTYNKGKETSVKNFL; this is encoded by the coding sequence ATGATTAGTGTACTCATTGTTGAGGACGATCCGATGGTTGCAGAGTTTAACAAACGCTACCTAGAACAAGTAGGAGGCTTTCAATTAGTTTCTGTTGTTTCTTCTACAAATACTGCATTACAAATATTAGAGAAACAAACGGTCGATTTACTTTTACTAGATATCTTTATGCCTGGGAAATCAGGGATAGAGTTGTTACTCCATATTCGAGAAACAGGGATGAAGGTTGATATTATTTTTATTACAGCAGCTTCAGATAGGGATAGGATTCAAACAGCTCTGCGGTATGGGGCGGTTGACTACTTAATTAAGCCCTTTGAATATGACCGATTTAAAGAAGCATTATCAGCCTATCGAGAGAAATTCATGTTTATGAAAAAACAGCAGGTATTAAGTCAGAAGGAGTTAGATCGGCAAATCCTCTACAAGGAATCAAAGGTAATAGCAGAAGAACTGCCAAAAGGATTAACAAAAAGTACATTACAAGTGATATGGGACACAGTTCAAAGTTTAGGACAGGCTCCTTTTTCAACGGAAGATATTGCTGGTCGTGTTGGGATCTCAAGAGTATCAGTAAGAAAGTATCTAAAATTTTTGAGCGATATAGACGCCATTTTTGTACAAGTTCATTATGGAACAATTGGGAGGCCTATTTACCAATATACCTATAATAAAGGAAAAGAAACTAGTGTAAAAAACTTTCTTTAG
- the dcuS gene encoding DcuS/MalK family sensor histidine kinase, giving the protein MKRNKWSLQATITVLVCGVVVLSLLVTDLLITRTIATSIEKDQEEKATNVARIVAHSQLVTEALGKQKQEVSIQEFAEETRSLTDVQFVVVMDMNGTRKSHPNPKKIGKQFIGEGKEIALNGTEHVAVSKGTLGTSLRSLTPIFDRTGKQIGVVAVGISLNDVEKAVSQGRKNIYVGTLLGIVAGIFGAVFMARYIKKILFGLEPSTIAKLLQERDAILQSVREGIIAVDQDSRITLVNKAALRLFQKAGLTQEPRGMKMEEYLSNSKLGQIMETGKTEPNEELVLNGITLVVNRVPVFLNDKIVGAVSTFRDKTEIQQLAEQLTGVRLYAEALRAQSHEFMNKLHVILGMSHMGYYDQMTNYIKELVSHRNNEIGAITRDIKDPVLAGFLIGKLSYAREAGAKLHISSDRQVPEPLHSHISHELITILGNLIDNALESVSTCSRRQIEVHFDYGDDILTIDVKDTGVGIEKETLNHMFERGFSTKGEDRGLGLFLVNQSLEKLGGEIEISSKLSQGTRFVVYIPYDCR; this is encoded by the coding sequence ATGAAAAGAAATAAATGGAGCCTGCAAGCGACCATTACAGTTTTGGTTTGTGGTGTCGTAGTTCTTTCTTTGCTCGTAACGGATTTACTAATAACTAGAACGATAGCTACGAGCATAGAAAAGGATCAGGAAGAAAAAGCAACAAATGTGGCACGTATTGTAGCACATTCACAACTTGTAACAGAAGCTTTAGGTAAACAAAAGCAGGAGGTCTCTATTCAAGAGTTTGCGGAAGAAACCCGCAGTCTTACAGATGTTCAATTTGTTGTCGTGATGGATATGAACGGTACTCGGAAATCGCATCCCAATCCCAAAAAGATTGGTAAACAGTTTATCGGGGAGGGGAAAGAGATTGCTTTAAACGGTACTGAACATGTGGCTGTATCAAAAGGCACATTAGGAACATCGCTCCGTTCCCTAACACCGATTTTTGATCGAACTGGTAAGCAGATAGGTGTAGTAGCTGTAGGAATTTCTTTAAATGACGTAGAAAAAGCAGTAAGTCAAGGCCGTAAAAATATCTATGTAGGAACATTATTAGGAATAGTAGCAGGTATTTTTGGGGCTGTATTCATGGCAAGGTATATTAAGAAAATTCTCTTTGGACTAGAGCCTTCTACTATAGCTAAGTTGCTTCAAGAGAGAGATGCGATCTTGCAATCAGTAAGGGAAGGAATTATTGCTGTTGACCAAGATTCCAGGATTACGCTGGTAAACAAAGCGGCTTTACGTTTATTTCAAAAGGCTGGATTAACACAAGAACCACGAGGAATGAAAATGGAAGAATATCTATCCAACTCAAAACTAGGTCAGATAATGGAAACTGGGAAAACAGAGCCAAACGAAGAGTTGGTTTTAAATGGTATTACTTTGGTTGTAAACCGTGTACCAGTCTTTTTGAATGATAAAATAGTAGGAGCTGTTTCGACATTTCGAGATAAAACAGAAATTCAACAACTAGCTGAACAATTAACTGGTGTACGTTTGTATGCAGAGGCGCTCAGGGCACAATCCCATGAATTTATGAATAAACTGCATGTTATTCTGGGAATGTCACATATGGGGTATTATGACCAAATGACAAATTATATAAAAGAGTTAGTCAGTCATCGAAACAATGAAATCGGTGCAATAACCAGAGATATAAAAGATCCTGTATTAGCTGGATTTCTAATTGGAAAATTAAGCTATGCACGTGAAGCTGGTGCAAAATTACATATATCAAGTGATCGTCAGGTGCCAGAGCCTCTTCATTCTCACATATCTCACGAGTTGATTACAATATTAGGGAATTTAATTGACAATGCTCTCGAATCAGTATCTACCTGTTCACGAAGGCAAATAGAAGTGCATTTCGACTATGGTGATGATATTTTAACAATAGATGTTAAAGATACCGGAGTCGGGATCGAGAAGGAAACATTAAATCATATGTTTGAAAGAGGATTTTCTACTAAGGGGGAAGACAGGGGACTAGGTCTATTTTTAGTTAACCAAAGCTTAGAAAAACTTGGTGGAGAAATCGAAATTTCCTCAAAGCTATCTCAAGGAACGAGATTTGTTGTTTATATACCATACGATTGCAGGTGA